In the Candidatus Thermoplasmatota archaeon genome, CAAAACCCCTAAATATCCCGCCAGCATAACTGGTGACCGGTGAGTCTATTGGCGGAAGCTAAGGAACCGAATCCGGAATTCACAAGGAAGGTAATAGAAGCAGGGGGCAAGACAGTCAACCTCTGCTTTCAGTGCGGGACCTGCACTGGCAGCTGCCCGTCCGGGCGGCAGACGGCGTTCAGGATCAGGAAGGTCGTGAGGAGAGCGCAACTGGGCTTCGAGGAGGATATCCTCCCGTCGGAGGACCTATGGCTGTGCACGACCTGCTTCACATGCTACGAGAGATGCCCGAGGGGCGTCGAGATCGTGGACATCGTCATGGCGCTCAGGAACATGGCCGTGAGGAAGGGTTACATGGCTGAGCCTCACAGGAAGGTCGCCGAGCTGATATCCAAGACCGGCCACCTCGTCACGCTCAGGGATGAGGACAAGACGCTCAGGGCGAAGCTCGGTCTGCAGGCCACACCGCCCACCGTGTTCTCCGACCCGAAGGCGTTAGAGGAAGTGAAGAAGATCGCGCAACTGTGCGGATTCGACAAACTTGTTGCATCAGGGGGGAAGCAGTAGATGGCCAAGTACGCGTTCTTCCTGGGATGCATCATGCCCCTCAGGTACCCCGGCATCGAGAGCGCCTCAAGGGAAGTGTTCAAGTCGCTGGGCGTCGAGCTCGTAGACATGAAGGGCGCCAGCTGCTGCCCCGCACCCGGGGTCATGCGCTCGTTCGACCAGAACTACTGGATGACGGTCGCCGCGAGGAACC is a window encoding:
- the hdrC gene encoding CoB--CoM heterodisulfide reductase subunit C, with protein sequence MAEAKEPNPEFTRKVIEAGGKTVNLCFQCGTCTGSCPSGRQTAFRIRKVVRRAQLGFEEDILPSEDLWLCTTCFTCYERCPRGVEIVDIVMALRNMAVRKGYMAEPHRKVAELISKTGHLVTLRDEDKTLRAKLGLQATPPTVFSDPKALEEVKKIAQLCGFDKLVASGGKQ